GCCCAGTCCTGCAAGACCTAGTTATTAGATAGATGGGAGTAGGGGAGACCCAGAAATTAATCTCCCCGAGAGACGAGGTCTTAGTCCCTGAGAGACTAAATTGGGCCTCCCCTCCTCAGCCTTTCCGGACTCCCTATCTTCCTGGGGTTCCAGGGTGCTTTACCCCCCATGCTCAAGCCACTCATCTCccaaaaaaatttggggccactGTCACGGGCCCTTCCGGACGGGACATGCCGGGGTAAAGGTCCTATTTGAGCCAGAACTGGTCAATGAGTAACTCGCTGCCCCCCCCCACCCGGCTGTGACCGCCCTCCCCCAGAGACACCCGCAGGCTTCCTTCCCAGAGATAAGATCCCGGAGAGGGGAGACTAAGTCACCAGTCCTCAGAAGGGGCAATATGGCTTCACCAGGATTCCTCAGTGTAGAGCCCTGCGACCCCTGGAATGTCAGACCCtcaaagaacattctagaaggcCCCCCTGGAGGGCATGGGGGTCACACTGGGTTTCCTCAACCTGTTGTTTGCTGGGGCTGGGTCAGGGCGCCCAGACTCCCAGGCAGCCCGGAGGGGATGAGGTCAGTGAgccccactccacccccccagCCCTTCCTGCTGCTGAGTACAGCATGACTCAGCATGACTGTGCTCTGCCATGGGCTCTGAGGCCCCTTTAGGACCCCGAAGGTTGAGAGGCACCCCGCCTGGGCTGATAGGCTGGTTCCTTAGTAAAAACAGTCCCAGACACCCCCCCCTTTTCAAGCCCCTGAGTCCAGCCAGCTGTTGGTTTCAGGGGCACATTAACGTGGGCCACCTTTGAGTCTGGGCCACTGTCCCCCAGACAAGCAGAGGGTGGCTGTTTGGGACAGCCCACGATTGTGCCAGCTCTGCCCTGCTCCCAGGCACACTATGATCTGTTtggcttggggggcccacaccccaGTAGTGTTGGGGACGACTCCCAGCTTTGAGGGGCACTACCTATAATGCTGGGGGGCCATGCGTGCCTGCATTCAAAGCCAGCACTCAGCTTGTGCTCTTGGGCACAACTCACTGATCAGGAGCGAGAGCACAACCTGGAGGGtgttctgccttgcacatggtcgacccagattcgatccctgacattccattggggtccccccagccagccaggagtagtccctgagcaccacagggtgtggcccccgaacaaaaatcaaaccaaccaaacaaaaagctgCTCACTGGCTGGAGACAGACATCCCGACCATTCTTGGGCCCCACACCTTTTCTGGGTACCCCAGAACCCCAGGTTGCTTTTTTCCTGGCAGGAGTGTGTGTGAAGTCAGACTCAGAACCTGCCCATAGCCAGACTATCGTGGTCCTGTGTCTCTCTACCAAATAGTCTCATGGAAACTTAGCCTCAGAGACCCCAAAGGTCGAGCGCATTTTAACCCTCCCGCTCTCAGCTCCCAAATATCTGGCTTCTGAAATGGCCCCCAGGTACCCTAGAGGGCTCCTTCTTGTCTATCTTTTTGATAAGACCATCTTTTAGGATGATTCCAAGCAATCCGCTTTTGGGTAACCAGGGGGtgtgggtgtttgctttgcacaggaccaacccaggtCCCACGCGgcctcccatattgtcccccaatctTCACCaggattcctgagcgcagagccaagaggaaccctgaacattgacggtatggctccaaaataaaaacactccaaGGGTTCTCCTTTTGAGAAGCCCTAGGTGGACTCTAGAAAGAACCCTCCACTCTTacagcggggggtggggggagacatAGGGGAGCCCCCAAGGCTTTGCACCCATAAACAGGCCACTCAGTTAAGGCTTTTTCAGTGACCTCGGACTCTGCATTCCACGAGTGGTCTCCAGGGATCCTCCGAGGCCTTCGAAAGTCCCCAAAATTAACTCCGGCTGCCTCCAAATGTCAAGAAACCTCAGAATTCCAGAAAATTCCAGGCATGTAGAGCCTAGAACCCAGCCAACTTCCTCCCAACAAACCCCAATTGCATCCCAGGGGCCATCCattgccccccaccaaaaatccCAGTTATTCCCACGAATCTCTCCACTCCCAAAGGGGCCCCCCAAAcgccatgatttttattttatttttgcagaatCATCATCCCTAGAAGCCCACCCCCACCAGGGCAGCCCCTAACACACCCCAAAGGCCCATTTATTTCACAACGGGCCTCGCGCGCCAGGCGCGTGACTTGGCCAAGCTTCGGGGGCGTGGCcaagggataactcctgactctgattGGTCACTCGCGGATCTAGACCCCGCCTCCCGGCCCAGCCTATTGGCTGCTCAGTCACCCCGCCCCCCCTGGACGGAAGGCTATAAAAGCTGCCGCCCGCGGTCGGGGTCTCGCAGAAGTGCTAGGCGCTCCCGCGGCTCTGTGTCTTGCTTCAACAGTGTTTGGACGGAACAGACCCGGGGACGCCCCACCAAGCCCTCCACCTTCCTTTTCCAGCCTTTATTATTTTCAGTTGCAAACTTCGGGACCAACACCTCGGCCACCCTCTTCCCACCGGGACCACCCAGCGTCGATTTTTGAGGCTCCAGCTGTCACTGCCGACCAAGCCCAGCCATGAGCTCCCAGATCCGCCAGAATTATTCCACCGACGTGGAGGCCGCCGTCAACCGCCTGGTGAACATGCACCTGCGGGCCTCCTACACCTACCTCTCTCTGGTGAGGGTCCCCCCAGCCCCGAATCCGCGCCTCCGCCCTACCCCCTCTTTATCTTTATTTGCGCGCTCCCCCTCCCCCCGGGCCTCTGCGCATGCGCGTAGCCCCCTTGAATTGTTCGCGACCCCGGGGTCTCTGCGCATGCGTCGGGGTCCTTTAATTGCGCGACCCCTCCCGGGGGCTCTCTACGCATGCGCCGGTCTCCTTTGTTTCCCTCCCCCGGTGGCGGGAAAGGGAGGGCGGAAGTGCACGCGAGGTTCCCTCCCCGCTGAACCTTAAGCTCATCTCTCCCCCGCAGGGCTTCTATTTCAGCCGCGACGATGTGGCCCTGGAGGGCGTAGGCCACTTCTTCCGCGAGCTGGCGGAGGAGAAGCGCGAGGGCGCCGAGCGCCTCCTTAAGATGCAAAACCAGCGCGGCGGCCGCGCCCTCTTCCTGGACGTGCAGGTTAGTAACGGGGCTGGTCGCACTCGCACCGCGCGGACTACATCTCCCAGCAGGCCCCGCGCGCCGCTACGTAGCGGGTTTACGTAGCGTCGTGACGTACGCCCTGCTCCGGGTGGGGGCGGAGTGACAGATAGGTCGCTGGGCGCTGTGGGCGTTTGTTTGCCTACCGCGCCGACGacacgggttcgattcccggcctCCCAGAGGGTTCCCCAGAGCCTATtctggagtcatttctgagcatagactcaGGTGTGTAACCGGTTCTGGtccaaaagcaatatatatatataatataaaataaaatatataaaatagggcccggagagatagcacagaggcgtttgccttgcaagcagccaatccaggaccaaaggtggttggttcgaatcccggtgtcccatatggtcccccatgcctgccaggagctgcccggagtaacccctaagcattgccgggtgacccaaaaacaaaaccaaaccacaatAAAAGGACTTGTATATGTCATTTTGATGGCCTGAAGCACAGTTGCGGGCGGTTTGATGGTCCCTgtatgggggtgttctttaaagcCCCCAAGTTCTCTGAACCCTCCCCACTTCGTCTTCAGAAACCTTCCCGGGATGAGTGGGGTAAAACGCAGGATGCCATGGAAGCTGCCCTGGTCCTGGAGAAGGAGCTGAACCAGGCCCTGTTGGATCTGCATGCCTTGGGCTCTGCTCGTGCTGACCCCCACGTAAGCTGCCACCTCATCCCGTCTCTTCCTCTTTGTTCGGGAATTGTCCTTCCTCGGCTTTTTGCACCAGGCTTATGACCCTGAAGCCCTGGTGGGTGCGTTTGGGGGATTATTTCCCCAGGTTTGTAAGTGAGCCATTTCCCTCATTTTCTCAGCTCTGTGACTTCCTGGAGAGCCATTTCCTGGACGAGGAGGTGAAGCTGATCAAGAAGATGGGCGACCACCTGACCAACATCCGAAGGCTGGCGAACCCCCAGGCCGGTCTGGGCGAGTACCTCTTCGAAAGGCTTACCCTCAAACACGACTAGGAGCATCGGAACCCCTGTGGCCTTTCACCTTCCTGAGTGGTGCCCCTGGTCTGGCCTGAGTCCTCCCGGCTGTTTCCAGAGCAGCCTCTGAAGTGTGGACCAAATCACCAATAAAGTTCTTGCAGCAACTggtttgttttactttggttGGGGGTCATACACAccagtgctctggagttactttgggtaggcttgggggaccagatggaatgcctgGGAGTGAaccaggtcagtcgcatgcaaggtaaacaccatgcAAGCATATTATCACTGACTGgttgtgtgtttgcatgtgtgtgtggagagaggtGAGATCCCTTATCTGGCAATCAGGCAGAACTGTCAGGACTCCCAATATATGTGAGGGCAGTAGATGGTCATTTTCTGGGCATGTCTCTTCCTATGGTAGATCCCAGGTTCTATGTGACTTGCGGTTTGGTAGCTGGGAACAAGCTGAGGCTTTTTCACACTGGGTATGTTGCCAAGCTCTAGATGTAAGTCTGGTGAGTCCCTGAGGTGAAGTTTAAACCTGGGTCCCTTTATACAGTGAGTGGGGGACTAGGCAAGTCTTATAGCAACAAGGGTCCAACCTGGTCTGATCAGCTCCTGGGTGGGGACTAAAGATCCTGTCATCTTTTGGGGCTCACTAAGAATTGCTGAGTGGCTCTGAAAAGCAGGAATCTGCATTGGGGCTAGAATAGAAAAGGGATGTGAAACTGAAGAAGGCTTAGCCAGCAAAGTGTCCAAGACACAAACCACCAGCTTTGCCCTGGGTCTATGCCAAAGTGAGGCCCTTGCCTGTGGTCTGTGTCCCGtcccccgtcccccccccccccccgtgactCCTGCCATGGCCTATGCCCCCCCATGTCCTTCAGGAGAAACCCCTCTAAGCCCTGCTGTTGGATGTACCCCAAATCCCCTCCTATGCAAAAGGAAGCTCACTTCCCCTTCAATAGTTGAGACTTGTTAAGAGGAAGTGGCAGTGGCATCTGGTGTTTTGGTCACTCCAGGCATTATTTGCTGTCACTGCACTCTAGTGACCTCTGGTGACCTGGGGAGAGCCTGTCTGGGTGTTGATGACATCAAAGTCCAGCCAAAGCTTCCCTGGATCCAAATAAGATCAGACATAGAAATAAAAGTGCGGGCCcggagggagagatagcacagcgtcatttgccttgcaagcagccgatccaggaccaagggtggttggttcgaatcccggtgtcccatatggtcccccatgcctgccaggagctatttctgagcagacagccaggagtaacccctaagcatggccgggtgtggcccaaaaacaaaacaaaaaaagaaaaagtgcctgaaaaatggagaaaaggtcAAAGTCCTAAAGACTTGAGTTGTAAACACAGGTTAAGCTAGTGGCCATCAATAGAACTTGGCAGAGGCTGGAGATGGCCCAGAGgggaaggcctttgccttgcacgtggctggcctgcCCCAGCACCTCTTCTGGCCAGAGGTGTTAAGAGCAGAGTCAGAgggagtactgctgggtgttttGCACAGGAACACACACagaaggcatttgcattgcacatggccaacactgcTTCGATCCCCGTcatcccacagggttcctcaAGCCAGttagaactgatccctgagcatcccaaccccccccaaaagtgaAATATATGGATTCCCCTCCCGCCTCTAGAAATAAACCCCTTTCTGCAAAGAGCTTCAGAAATTTGATCCCAACCAACAGGGCAGAAATGCCTAGAAAGATGGGAAAAAGCCAGATCTGATAGGCTGGCCAGATTTTGCATGCCCATTCAACCCTTGGCACCTAATGGTCTGTCTCCTGGCCTCCAGGAAAATCCCCCAAAACACTGGTTGGGGGTGACCTAAAAATAATACAGATGTTGGAttcagagcgatagaacagtggggagggcttttgtcttgcatgcaggtttgatccccaggatcccatagggcccccaagtctaccaggagtaattcttgagcacagcccTGACACTCCATaagacccctgagcagagccaggagtaagccctgagcactgcagcatgtgggccaaaaacaacgaccaacaataataataataataaactacaaCACAGGGCCAGagttagcacagctgtagggcgtttgccttgtacacagccaactcaggatggacctggatttaattcctggcatcccaaagggtccccccagagcctgccaggagcagtttctgagtgcagagccaggagtaacccctggtgggGTAAGCCAGGTgggacctaaaaaacaaaactataaataaataaatcacataaCAACACACCAGAACTCAGAAGATAGGAaggagacagacaaacagacacgtTGAAAGGAGAGGTGGCCCAAGGCGGCCCCAGCAGCACACTGGAACTTGTTAAATATAGctgtattttttccatttctggaCACACTTCAGTCACaccccctctcccaccccctccccACTGCAAGCCAAATGCAGGGACACAACACACGTGGGGGCCCCTTCTTCCACCGAAGCTGGGGGCCACGGCACAGCCTGGGTAGAAGAAGGAACCTGGAGGTACATACGGAGGTTTGAGAGCCCAGTGGACTGGGCTCTCTCGGTGAAGCCTGTTAAGGGGCCGCAGGCGCACAGTGGCGAGGTTCTAGGTGCCACGGCCGAGACCTAGAATCCAGTGGTTTTGTGGGGGGAGTGGGGCCTAGCAGTTGGGCAATGTTGGGGGCCAGACGGAAGTTCTGTCTCTTAGGAGGGTCCCCCGCAGCACTCATGGCCAGAAAAGGCCACCCAACCAGGAGTGCCAGCACCGGGGTAAGGGGAGAGGGGAAAACCCAGGAGACTCTGCCATCTCTCACTTGGCCAGAGTTGGGGTGAGGGGGAGCAGCGCTGGAGAGACCCTCCCGGGCACCCCAGAAAGGGCTAGTCCAGGGTAAACACCAGGACGCTGTCCCGGACAGAGTTCTGGACCAGGCACCCAGAACTGTTTTTGCATCTGAATTCAAGTCTCTGAGGAGTCCCCTGCCTGCTTGGCTAAGATTGTGGGGGACCCCACCCCCGGGAACCCCAGATCTGAGCCTGGCACTTTCTTGGCTGCGGCATTGGCCAGCCTCGAGGATTTAAGCCTGTGAGGCACCACGGGGATGGGATACTGGTAATGGCACTTTCCTGGCCCGTGGGACCCCAGCCAGACCTGGGAATGGGGGTGTCCAGGGTACAGTGACCCCAGCCAGGCCTGGGAGTGGGGTTGTCCAGGGTACAGAAGACATTGGTTCTGTAGCCCAGGAAGGCACAACTGTGAGTCTGGAGTGTCAGGGAGTTCCAGGAGCCGAGCTGGAGCGGCTGGAGTGGAGGGTTTGGGGCAATGGACCCCACAGAGTGTCGGGGTTTGGGCGAGGGTGCGGGGAGGGAGTGTGGGTTTGGTAGAGGGGTGCAAGGAATGTGGGTCTCTCCACAGTGTCGGGGTTCAGGCGTGGGGTGCAGGGAGGAGTGTGGGTTTGGCAGAGGGGTGCAGGGAAGGAGTGTGGGTCCCCCACAGAGTGTCGGGTTCTGACGTGGGGTGCAGGAAGGGAGTGTGGGTTTGGAAGAGGGGTGCAAGGAGGGAGTGCGGGTCTCCCCAGAGTGTCGGGTTCGGGCGTGGGGTGCAGGGAGGGAGTCCGCGTGGGTCCCTCCGTCCGGGACTCAGTTGCGCTCCTCGCCCAGGGagctggcggggctcaggggcgAGCTGGGGGTGCTGAGCGAGCTGGAGGGCGCCGTGTCCACGGAGCCCCGCTTGCCACCGCCCCCCGAGGAGGCGCGGCGGGGCCACTCCGGGGCGCGGATGTTGCGCGCGTCCTTGGCGGCCTCCTCGTCCTCGTCGTAGCGCTCGTCGCCGTCGGGCCCGTCGCGGGGCTCGTCGTCCGCCTCGTCCTCGCTCAGGTGCGGGCTCGAGTGGCGGGACAGCGACGGTGACGGCGGCACGGACGCGGGGCGCGGGTAGCGGTAGCCCTGGGCCTGCGGGTCCCGGtggggacggagggagggagggagggagggcggccGGCTGAGCTGGGGCCCAGGGGCCAGGCAGGCCCGCCTCCGCCCCGCAGCCCTCTAGAGTGCATG
This window of the Suncus etruscus isolate mSunEtr1 chromosome 14, mSunEtr1.pri.cur, whole genome shotgun sequence genome carries:
- the LOC126027217 gene encoding ferritin light chain, with amino-acid sequence MSSQIRQNYSTDVEAAVNRLVNMHLRASYTYLSLGFYFSRDDVALEGVGHFFRELAEEKREGAERLLKMQNQRGGRALFLDVQKPSRDEWGKTQDAMEAALVLEKELNQALLDLHALGSARADPHLCDFLESHFLDEEVKLIKKMGDHLTNIRRLANPQAGLGEYLFERLTLKHD